From Acidimicrobiales bacterium:
ATCGACGAGTACTTCACGGCCACGGCGCAGATCGAGGCCGAGTCCGGACTGCGGATCGCGCACGAGACGCACCGCGGCTGCATTCTCAACACGCCGTGGGTGACGGCGCGGGTGCTCGATCGGTTCCCGGAGGCGTGGCTCGCCGCCGACTACAGCCACTGGATCGTCGTGTGCGAGCGGTATCTCGAAACCGAAGGCGAACTGTTGACGCGCTTCGCCCCCCGCGTGCTGCACATCGACGCCCGCGTCGGCACACCGGAGGCGCCGCAGGTCGCCGATCCTCGAACGGATGTCGCTCGAACACCCCTAGCTGCGTTCGAGCAGTGGTGGGACGAAATCCACGAAGCGGGCAACCTGGCCACGGTCGTGCCCGAGTTCGGCGCCGCGCCCTACGCACCCCCCGACACTGCCGACCTCGACGACGTGTGCCAGTGGATGGCCGACCGGCTGCGCGCCCGCTGGGCGTAATACCGTTTCGGCGTGGGGATTCCAGCTGGGGCGACGATTCATCCGTGGAACGACGGTTCTGACTTCGCGCTGCCGCCGCGGCCGGCGGCGTCGGTGCTGACCGACGACCAACGCGCCCAGTTCGAGCGCGACGGCTACACGGTGGTCGAGAACATCTTCGCCGGCGACGAACTGGCGCAGCTCACCGCCGAACTCGACGACCTGGAAGCGCAAACCGAGCGCTGGCTGGCGAAACAGGACAACGGCCGGGTCAACATCGCCGAGGCCGGTGCCATCACGTTCACCACGTGGTGCGTGCTGCGCAGCGAGGCGGCGCGCCGCGCCACGCAACACCCGACGATGCTGGCGCTGTGCAACGACCTCCTCGGGCCTGACGTCAACCTGTACTGGGATCAGGCCGTCTACAAGAAGCCGGAAAAGCCCCGCCCGTTCCCGTGGCACCAGGACACGGGCTACACGTTCACGCGGCCGCAGAACTATCTGACGATCTGGGTGTCACTCAACGGCGCCACCGTCGACAACGGCTGCCCGTGGGTGCTGCCCGGCGCGCACGTGAACGGCACCCTGCTGCACCGCTGGGTCGACCCGATCGGCTGGCAGTGCATTGACGATCCGGAGGGCGCGGTGCCCGCCGAAGTCCCTGCCGGGGGCGCCGTCGTGTTCTCGTCGCTCACACCGCACCAGACGGGCCCGAACGTGACCGACGCCCCGCGCAAGGCCTACATCGTGCAGTACGGACCCGCCGGCATGACGCGGGTGACGGGCGAGTGGTGGAGTGGCGCCGCGCCGACCGGCGCTGAGTCGTGCGACGAGCCCGACCGGCAGTACGCCGTGCTGCGCAACGGCCAGCCCGTCTGACCCGTGCGTCCCTGCTGCAACTTCAGCCGTCGCCAGTTCCTGCGCTGGTCGGCGGTCGTGGCCGCCACGCCGATCGTGGCCGGGCTCGGAGACGTCGGGCGCGCCTACGGGTTGACCAACGCCGTCAAGAACAACCCGGCGCTGCCCGTCAACCTCGAGATCGTCACCACGACTGAGTCCTCGGTCGTGCTCACGTGGTTCACCGGCGACCCCACGCGCGTCGACGCCTTCGGTCGCCTGGCGCCGATGCCGGCCGACACCGAGGTGGCGATCCGCGATGTGCGCACCGGCGTGGAACGCACCGTGTACCACGACGCCCGCCAGACGCCGTATCACTACGTCGAGCTCACGGGTCTCGACGAGCAGACGCGCTACACCGTCGTCGCCCGCTCCAACGGTGTGCCGGCGCTGCCGGCCAACAGCTTTCACGGCTCGCCGATCGGCACCAGCGGTCTGAGCGCCGAGCCGGGGGCGCTGACCTTCCGCACCTCCGCCGCCTTGCACGGCAAGCTCCTCACCACGATCGCGTTGTGCAACGACCTGCATCTCGGCGAAACGGTCGCGGGTTTGGTCAAGACCGTGGCCGGGCAGGGTTTGCCCCCTGGGATTTCGCAGCTGCCGGGCAAGGCGCCGTACCCCGAGATCATGGCGACGGCGTTGGCCCGCGAGACGCGCCAGCGCGGCGCGCAATACCTCCTCGCTGCCGGTGACGTGTCGAGTGAGGCGTCGCCCACCGATCTGCATCGCGCCAAGGAGTTGCTCGACGGCTTCGGCGTCTACGAGCAGGACTACTTCGTCGCCCGCGGCAACCACGACCGGGCGCATGACACCACCGAGGTGGCGGGGTGCTCGGTGGTGCCGGGACATCCGCACCGCCACGACTGCTTCCGCGACGAGTTCGACGGCGGCGCGCCGACGTACTTCTCGCGTCGCATCGGCGAGTTGCGCGTCATCGGCATCGACACCTACGACACCATCGGCAACGGCAGCTTCCATGGCTCGATCGGCGAGGAACAGTTCGCGTGGCTGACCCGCGAATTGCGCAGTGATCCCGAGCGACCCACGATCGTGTTCGGGCACCATCCCGTCGTGCTCGACGCCACCACCAACGCCGTGCCCCCGCTGCTCTACGGCCTGCCCGCGGACCAGGCGAAGCGGCTCACGGCGCTGTACCGCCACGCGCCGGGCGTGTTCCTCCACCACGCCGGCCACACGCACCGCAACAAGCTCGCCTCTTCACCCGCCGCGCCCCACGTGCTGTTCCAGGAGGTGGCGGCGGTCAAGGAGTATCCCGGCGGCTTCCACCTGCTGCGCGTCCACGAGCACGGGTTTGCGCTCAACTTCTACAAGTTCCGCGATCCCGCGGCGCAGGAATGGTCGGAACGCAGCCGGCCCGAATACCTCGGCGCCGCGCCGAGCTACACGTTCGGCAACTTGCGCGACCGCAACAGCGTCACTACGTCGTCCACGCTGCGGCTGTAGGTGATCAGGGCGCGATTGCGCTCCTTCACGAAGCCTTCGGCGATGGCGTTGTCCACGAAGGCCATCAGCGGGGCGTAGTAGCCGGTGGGGTCGAGAATGATGCAGGGCTTGTCGTGGATGCCGAGTTGGCTCCACGTGACGGCTTCGAAGAACTCGTCGAGCGTGCCGTAGCCGCCCGGCAGCATCACGAACGCGTCGGCGCGGGCGCTCATCAGCGCCTTGCGTTCGTGCATCGTCGGCACCGTGAGCAGTTCGCTCAGCCCGGCGTGGCCGACTTCGGCGTACATGAGCGACTCGGTGATCACGCCCGTCACCCGCCCGCCGGCGGCGAGCGCGGCGTCGGCCACGACGCCCATGAGCCCGACGTGGCCGCCGCCGTAGACCAGTTCGATGGCGTGGTCGGCGAGGGCGCGCCCGAGCGCGGCGGCGACCGCCGCGTGGCGCGGGTCCGAGCCCGTACTCGAAGCGCAGTAGACGGCAACGGCCTGAGCGGACATGCTCAGAAGCATGGCCGACGATCTCGTGCTCCGCTCCGACGTTGACGGCGTCACCACGCTGACGCTCAACCGCCCCGACAAGCTCAACGCCCTCACGCCGTCGGTGTTCATGGCGTTGCGCGAGCACCTCGAGGCCATCGCCGGCGACGAGAGCGTCCGCTGCGTCGTGTTGACCGGTGCGGGCCGCTCGTTCTGCGCGGGCCACGACCTCACCGCCATCGCCGAGCACGAGCGCGCCCCGTCGCGTCATTACGAGTCCGACACCGTCATCCAGCTCGAGGAGTTGCCCACGCCCACGATCGCCAAGATCAAGGGCCACTGTTTCACCGGCGGTCTCGAACTCGCTCTCGGCTGCGACCTGCTCGTCGCCGCCGAGTCGGCGCAGCTCGGCGACACGCACGGCCAGTGGGGCCTCGTGCCGGTGTGGGGCATGTCGGTGCGGTTGCCCGAGCGCATCGGGCGCTCGCGGGCGAAGGAGTTGATGTTCACCTCGCGGCGGATCTCCGGCGCGGTGGCGCGCCAGATCGGACTCGTCGACCACGCCGTCGGCGACGACGGCCTCGACGCGTTCGTCGACGGCCTGGCGCGGGAGATCGCGGCGAACTCGCCGGGCACCAACCGCATCGACAAGCAGCTGCTGCAGGCGCAGAGCTCGATGGCGCGGCGCGACGCGCTCAAGCACGAGCAGGCGCTGCCCTTCGGCGTGCCCGACGACATGGCCGAGCGCATGGCGCGGCCGGTGAAGAGGCAGCGATGACCGACACGATCATCCTGCTGCACGGCTTCCCCGAGTCGAGCGCGTCGTGGCGCCACGTCACCCCGTTGCTTACCGGCGCCGGCTACCGCGTGCTGGCGCCGGATCAGCGCGGCTACGCGGCCGACGCCCGTCCCACGCGCCGGCGCGACTACACGCTCGACAAGCTGGCCAGCGACGTCCTGGCGCTGGCCGATGCCGAAGGCGTGGAGCGCTTCCACGTCGTCGGCCACGACTGGGGCGGCGCCGTCGCCTGGTATCTCGCGGCGAACCATGCCGAGAGGGTGCGCACGCTGACGTCGCTGGCGACGCCGCACCCCAAGGCGATGGTCGCGTCGTTGCTGCGCGGGCAACTTCTCAAGAGCTGGTACATGCTGGCGTTCCAGTTGCCGATCCTCCCCGAGCTCGCGGTGCGGGGGCCGTTCTTCCGCCGCCAGCTGCTGCGCTCCGGCATGCCCGACGAGTTCGTCGACGAGTACCTGGCGTTGCTGCGCCAGCCTGGCGCGGCGCGCGGGGCGTTGAACTGGTACCGCGCCCTGCCGTTCTCACCGCCGTCGGCGGTCGGCGTGGTGCGGGTGCCGACGCTGTACGTGTACGGCACCGACGACATCGCCCTCGGCCGCGCCGCCGCCGACCGCACCGGCGACTACGTCGCCGCGCCCTACCGTTACGAGGTGCTCGACGGCGTGAGCCACTGGATCCCCGAAGAAGTTCCCGAACGCGTCGCCGCGCTGGTGCTCGACTTCATCGGGACGGTTGCCGTTGACCGCTGAACTGCCCAGCGGCGAACTGACCTTCATGTTCACCGACATCGAAGGTTCGACGCGGTTGTTCCGCGAACTCGGCGACGACTACCGCCCGCTGCTGGCGCGTCACCACGCCATCGTGCGCTCGGCGCTGGCGACCCACGACGGCCATGAAGTCAAGACCGAGGGCGACTCGTTCTTTGCGGTGTTCACGCGGCCCGAGTCGGCCCTCGCCGCCGCGGTCGCGATCCAGTCCGACTTGGCCGCCGAGCCGTGGCCGCACGGGGCGAAGGTTCGGGTGCGCATCGGCCTGCACACCGGCGAGGCCGAAGCGATCGCGGGCGACTACGTCGACCTCGCCGTGCACCGCGCCGCGCGCGTCGCCGGCGCCGGCCACGGCGGTCAGGTGCTCGTGTCGAGTGCGACCGCCGCGGCGCTCGACGGCGTGCTGCCCGACGCGCTGTCGCTGCGCAGCCTCGGTGCGTTCCGCCTGCGCCACCTCGACGAGCCCGAGTCGCTCGCCCAGGTCGAAGGCGGGGGGCTCGACACCGACCACCCGGCCCTGCGCGCCATGCGCGTCGAGCGCCACAACGTGCGCCCGCAGCCCACACGCTTCGTCGGGCGACGCGAGGAACGTCGCCGGCTCGAGAAGCTGCTCGCCGACGAACCGCTCGTGACGATCGTGGCGCCCGGCGGTTTCGGCAAATCGCGCCTCGCGGCCGAGATCGCCGTCGAGCTGGCCGACGTCATGCCCGACGGCTCGACGTTCGTCGAACTCGGCGCCTTGCGCGAAGACGGGATGGTGGCGGCGGCCGTCGTCGACGCCCTCGGCGGGCACTCCGGGCCCGGCCGCGACGGGCTGGCGGCGCTGTCCGACGTCGCCGCCGGACGCGCCGGGCTGATCGTGCTCGACGAAGCCGAACGCGTCGCCGCCGGTGTGGCGCGCGTCGTGGAGGAGTTGCGCGCCGCGTGTCCCCAGGGCCGCATTCTGGTGACGAGCCGCCGGCCGCTCACCGCGCCGAACGAACGCGTCGTCCTGCTCGAAGGCCTCGGCCTGCCCGACGACGACGAGATCGACAGCGCGGCCGACGCCGTGGCGTTGTTGCTCGATCGTCTTGGCGTGTCCGAACAAGGCCTCAGCGTCGCCGACGGCGTCGCCGCGGCCGCGCTGTGCCGCAAGCTCGACGGGTTGCCGCTCGCCATCGAGCTGGCCGCGGCGCGCGTGCCCGAACTCGGCCTGGCCGGCGTGGTCGCCGAACTCGACGCCGCGACGACGGGCGCTGATCCGGTGGGCGACGCCATCCGCTGGAGCTACGGCCTGCTGGGCCCGTCGGCGCAGCGTCTGTTCCGCCGCCTGCCGTGGGTGGCGGCACACGCCGACGCCGACGCCATCGCCACGGTTGTGACGGGCGAGGGACTCGACGGAGTCGAGCGCGGCGACGTCGCCGATCTGTTGCAGGTGCTCGTCGACCGCGGCCTGCTACGCGTCAGCCACGACGACAACGGCCACGTCGGCTTCCGCATGCTGGAGACGTTCCGCGAAGTCGCCGCGGTCGAGTTGGAGGCGTCGGGCGAACGCGAGCGCGTCGACCGCAACCTCGTGGACTGGGCCGTCGACGTGGCGATGGCCGAGCGCGTGGTACGTCACAACGACGGCAGCCCGTCGACCGACTACGGCCCACGCCTGCCGCTGTTCTTCGCCGCCCTCGACGCCGGCGAGCGCGTGCGCCACCCGGGCACGGCGATCATCCTGTTGGAGATCGCACCGACGGTCACGTCGCACGGCGCCTGGGCCGTGCTGGGGCAACGCGCCGCATCGATCGCCGAAATCGAAGGTGCCATCCCGATCGCGGCGGGCGGTTTGCTGGCGTATCGCATCCGCGCTGCGTTCGCGGCCGGTGACGCGACGGCCGGCCTCGAATTGCTGGCGGCGTTGGAGGAACGCTTCGCCGAGATGCCCGACCTGCAAGTCGCCGTCATCGAGGCGGACCTCGCCAACGACTTGCTGCGCGTCGACCCGTTCCGCGCCAGCCGCATGGCCGAGCACGCGTTGCCGATTCTCGAAGAGCACGCGGTGCCGCCCCGCGTGTCCGCGCTCCACGCCGTCGGCGCCACGCGCATGATGTTCGGCAAGGTCGACAGCGCCCGCGAGGCGCTCGAGCGTTGCCTCGAACTGGCGACGCAGGGCAACGACGAGCGTTCCGTCGCCAACGCGCTGCTGGCGCTGGGCAACGCGGCGTTCACGCTCGGTGACTTCGACGAAGCCTGGAGGCTGCTCCAGGACGCGGTGGACCGACTCCGCCGCACGCACTCGCCGGCGCAGCTCGGCCCGGCGCTGGCGATGGCGGGTCATGCCGCGGCGCTGCGGGGCGATCTC
This genomic window contains:
- a CDS encoding enoyl-CoA hydratase/isomerase family protein, with product MADDLVLRSDVDGVTTLTLNRPDKLNALTPSVFMALREHLEAIAGDESVRCVVLTGAGRSFCAGHDLTAIAEHERAPSRHYESDTVIQLEELPTPTIAKIKGHCFTGGLELALGCDLLVAAESAQLGDTHGQWGLVPVWGMSVRLPERIGRSRAKELMFTSRRISGAVARQIGLVDHAVGDDGLDAFVDGLAREIAANSPGTNRIDKQLLQAQSSMARRDALKHEQALPFGVPDDMAERMARPVKRQR
- a CDS encoding alpha/beta fold hydrolase; amino-acid sequence: MTDTIILLHGFPESSASWRHVTPLLTGAGYRVLAPDQRGYAADARPTRRRDYTLDKLASDVLALADAEGVERFHVVGHDWGGAVAWYLAANHAERVRTLTSLATPHPKAMVASLLRGQLLKSWYMLAFQLPILPELAVRGPFFRRQLLRSGMPDEFVDEYLALLRQPGAARGALNWYRALPFSPPSAVGVVRVPTLYVYGTDDIALGRAAADRTGDYVAAPYRYEVLDGVSHWIPEEVPERVAALVLDFIGTVAVDR
- a CDS encoding TIGR00730 family Rossman fold protein: MSAQAVAVYCASSTGSDPRHAAVAAALGRALADHAIELVYGGGHVGLMGVVADAALAAGGRVTGVITESLMYAEVGHAGLSELLTVPTMHERKALMSARADAFVMLPGGYGTLDEFFEAVTWSQLGIHDKPCIILDPTGYYAPLMAFVDNAIAEGFVKERNRALITYSRSVDDVVTLLRSRKLPNV
- a CDS encoding TIM barrel protein — protein: MAASIASVTVEFFRSLWGPMAIDGGISDLPAVCAETRRRGYTGVETNPFLWRKQVDEAKAVLDEHGLRLLARAHTFGATVAEHVSWVRRVVELAPAFGSPFVIAQSGADWFDDAQIDEYFTATAQIEAESGLRIAHETHRGCILNTPWVTARVLDRFPEAWLAADYSHWIVVCERYLETEGELLTRFAPRVLHIDARVGTPEAPQVADPRTDVARTPLAAFEQWWDEIHEAGNLATVVPEFGAAPYAPPDTADLDDVCQWMADRLRARWA
- a CDS encoding phytanoyl-CoA dioxygenase family protein, producing MGIPAGATIHPWNDGSDFALPPRPAASVLTDDQRAQFERDGYTVVENIFAGDELAQLTAELDDLEAQTERWLAKQDNGRVNIAEAGAITFTTWCVLRSEAARRATQHPTMLALCNDLLGPDVNLYWDQAVYKKPEKPRPFPWHQDTGYTFTRPQNYLTIWVSLNGATVDNGCPWVLPGAHVNGTLLHRWVDPIGWQCIDDPEGAVPAEVPAGGAVVFSSLTPHQTGPNVTDAPRKAYIVQYGPAGMTRVTGEWWSGAAPTGAESCDEPDRQYAVLRNGQPV
- a CDS encoding metallophosphoesterase — translated: MRPCCNFSRRQFLRWSAVVAATPIVAGLGDVGRAYGLTNAVKNNPALPVNLEIVTTTESSVVLTWFTGDPTRVDAFGRLAPMPADTEVAIRDVRTGVERTVYHDARQTPYHYVELTGLDEQTRYTVVARSNGVPALPANSFHGSPIGTSGLSAEPGALTFRTSAALHGKLLTTIALCNDLHLGETVAGLVKTVAGQGLPPGISQLPGKAPYPEIMATALARETRQRGAQYLLAAGDVSSEASPTDLHRAKELLDGFGVYEQDYFVARGNHDRAHDTTEVAGCSVVPGHPHRHDCFRDEFDGGAPTYFSRRIGELRVIGIDTYDTIGNGSFHGSIGEEQFAWLTRELRSDPERPTIVFGHHPVVLDATTNAVPPLLYGLPADQAKRLTALYRHAPGVFLHHAGHTHRNKLASSPAAPHVLFQEVAAVKEYPGGFHLLRVHEHGFALNFYKFRDPAAQEWSERSRPEYLGAAPSYTFGNLRDRNSVTTSSTLRL
- a CDS encoding tetratricopeptide repeat protein, yielding MTAELPSGELTFMFTDIEGSTRLFRELGDDYRPLLARHHAIVRSALATHDGHEVKTEGDSFFAVFTRPESALAAAVAIQSDLAAEPWPHGAKVRVRIGLHTGEAEAIAGDYVDLAVHRAARVAGAGHGGQVLVSSATAAALDGVLPDALSLRSLGAFRLRHLDEPESLAQVEGGGLDTDHPALRAMRVERHNVRPQPTRFVGRREERRRLEKLLADEPLVTIVAPGGFGKSRLAAEIAVELADVMPDGSTFVELGALREDGMVAAAVVDALGGHSGPGRDGLAALSDVAAGRAGLIVLDEAERVAAGVARVVEELRAACPQGRILVTSRRPLTAPNERVVLLEGLGLPDDDEIDSAADAVALLLDRLGVSEQGLSVADGVAAAALCRKLDGLPLAIELAAARVPELGLAGVVAELDAATTGADPVGDAIRWSYGLLGPSAQRLFRRLPWVAAHADADAIATVVTGEGLDGVERGDVADLLQVLVDRGLLRVSHDDNGHVGFRMLETFREVAAVELEASGERERVDRNLVDWAVDVAMAERVVRHNDGSPSTDYGPRLPLFFAALDAGERVRHPGTAIILLEIAPTVTSHGAWAVLGQRAASIAEIEGAIPIAAGGLLAYRIRAAFAAGDATAGLELLAALEERFAEMPDLQVAVIEADLANDLLRVDPFRASRMAEHALPILEEHAVPPRVSALHAVGATRMMFGKVDSAREALERCLELATQGNDERSVANALLALGNAAFTLGDFDEAWRLLQDAVDRLRRTHSPAQLGPALAMAGHAAALRGDLETGVALLEESLALRERFGDAVGTIFCLVNLGDVYDRAGRRTDARASFGRAFDMTGAMGVVPLQHAAAHGLAVTAADTHARGALVVLAAAVARGIGTTGIDAPVTDAALARLRAAVADAEAAEAEGQALTDEDFVARAALLR